A single region of the Malus sylvestris chromosome 8, drMalSylv7.2, whole genome shotgun sequence genome encodes:
- the LOC126632186 gene encoding beta-1,3-galactosyltransferase 7-like isoform X3, producing MKSRSSKISATWIPIFCIPAFLLGMLITGSRMWAAPETNGQLISTRRQEQELQIVSEDCETKKKHGQDKNVMDEIYRTHESIQSLDKQMALIQMELAAARSSQEMGNSGGSTANLQLSKANSTRKKAFIVIGINTAFSSRRRRDSVRETWMPQGEKLLQLEREKGIVIRFMIGHSATSNSILDRAIDSEDAQHNDFLRLEHVEGYHELSAKTKIFFTTAVAQWDADFYVKVDDDVHVNLGMLGTTLARHRSKPRVYIGCMKSGPVLAQKNVKYHEPEYWKFGEEGNKYFRHATGQIYAISRDLATYVSINQPILHKYANEDVSLGSWFIGLEVEHIDERNMCCGTPPDCEWKAQAGNVCIASFDWSCSGICKSVERIKSVHEKCGEGDAAVWSSLF from the exons ATGAAGAGCCGAAGCTCCAAGATCTCCGCAACTTGGATTCCCATTTTCTGCATCCCCGCTTTCCTTCTCGGCATGCTCATCACCGGCAG CAGAATGTGGGCAGCACCTGAAACCAACGGTCAGCTAATTTCGACTCGACGCCAAGAGCAAGAGCTTCAAATCGTCTCGGAAGATTGCGAAACTAAGAAG AAGCATGGACAAGATAAGAATGTGATGGACGAAATCTACAGAACCCATGAATCAATTCA ATCTCTAGACAAGCAGATGGCGTTGATTCAGATGGAATTGGCGGCAGCTCGGAGTTCGCAGGAGATGGGGAACTCCGGTGGCTCCACCGCCAACTTGCAATTGTCTAAGGCCAATTCAACTAGAAAGAAAGCATTTATTGTTATTGGAATTAACACTGCTTTTAGTAGTAGAAGGAGGCGAGATTCAGTTAGAGAGACTTGGATGCCTCAAG GGGAAAAGCTACTGCAGTTGGAGCGGGAGAAAGGGATAGTTATCCGATTTATGATTGGCCACAG TGCAACATCCAACAGCATTTTGGATCGAGCCATTGATTCAGAAGATGCTCAACATAATGATTTCCTCAGGCTG GAACACGTTGAAGGCTATCATGAATTGTCTGCCAAAACGAAAATTTTCTTCACTACTGCAGTTGCACAATGGGATGCTGATTTTTATGTCAAGGTGGATGATGATGTACATGTCAATTTAG GTATGCTAGGTACTACTCTTGCCCGTCACCGTTCAAAACCAAGAGTCTACATTGGGTGTATGAAATCTGGACCTGTTCTTGCCCAAAA GAATGTGAAGTACCATGAACCGGAGTATTGGAAGTTTGGAGAGGAGGGAAACAAGTACTTCCGGCATGCAACTGGACAGATTTATGCAATTTCAAGGGATCTTGCTACATACGTCTCCATTAATCA GCCCATATTGCATAAGTATGCCAATGAAGATGTGTCACTTGGTTCGTGGTTTATTGGTCTTGAAGTCGAACACATTGATGAACGCAATATGTGCTGTGGGACTCCACCAG ATTGTGAGTGGAAGGCACAGGCAGGTAATGTGTGTATTGCATCATTTGATTGGAGCTGCAGCGGTATCTGCAAGTCGGTGGAAAGGATTAAATCTGTTCATGAAAAGTGTGGTGAAGGGGATGCAGCTGTTTGGAGTTCGTTATTCTAA
- the LOC126632186 gene encoding beta-1,3-galactosyltransferase 7-like isoform X1, producing MKSRSSKISATWIPIFCIPAFLLGMLITGSRMWAAPETNGQLISTRRQEQELQIVSEDCETKKKHGQDKNVMDEIYRTHESIQRARSLDKQMALIQMELAAARSSQEMGNSGGSTANLQLSKANSTRKKAFIVIGINTAFSSRRRRDSVRETWMPQGEKLLQLEREKGIVIRFMIGHSATSNSILDRAIDSEDAQHNDFLRLEHVEGYHELSAKTKIFFTTAVAQWDADFYVKVDDDVHVNLGMLGTTLARHRSKPRVYIGCMKSGPVLAQKNVKYHEPEYWKFGEEGNKYFRHATGQIYAISRDLATYVSINQPILHKYANEDVSLGSWFIGLEVEHIDERNMCCGTPPDCEWKAQAGNVCIASFDWSCSGICKSVERIKSVHEKCGEGDAAVWSSLF from the exons ATGAAGAGCCGAAGCTCCAAGATCTCCGCAACTTGGATTCCCATTTTCTGCATCCCCGCTTTCCTTCTCGGCATGCTCATCACCGGCAG CAGAATGTGGGCAGCACCTGAAACCAACGGTCAGCTAATTTCGACTCGACGCCAAGAGCAAGAGCTTCAAATCGTCTCGGAAGATTGCGAAACTAAGAAG AAGCATGGACAAGATAAGAATGTGATGGACGAAATCTACAGAACCCATGAATCAATTCA GCGTGCCAGATCTCTAGACAAGCAGATGGCGTTGATTCAGATGGAATTGGCGGCAGCTCGGAGTTCGCAGGAGATGGGGAACTCCGGTGGCTCCACCGCCAACTTGCAATTGTCTAAGGCCAATTCAACTAGAAAGAAAGCATTTATTGTTATTGGAATTAACACTGCTTTTAGTAGTAGAAGGAGGCGAGATTCAGTTAGAGAGACTTGGATGCCTCAAG GGGAAAAGCTACTGCAGTTGGAGCGGGAGAAAGGGATAGTTATCCGATTTATGATTGGCCACAG TGCAACATCCAACAGCATTTTGGATCGAGCCATTGATTCAGAAGATGCTCAACATAATGATTTCCTCAGGCTG GAACACGTTGAAGGCTATCATGAATTGTCTGCCAAAACGAAAATTTTCTTCACTACTGCAGTTGCACAATGGGATGCTGATTTTTATGTCAAGGTGGATGATGATGTACATGTCAATTTAG GTATGCTAGGTACTACTCTTGCCCGTCACCGTTCAAAACCAAGAGTCTACATTGGGTGTATGAAATCTGGACCTGTTCTTGCCCAAAA GAATGTGAAGTACCATGAACCGGAGTATTGGAAGTTTGGAGAGGAGGGAAACAAGTACTTCCGGCATGCAACTGGACAGATTTATGCAATTTCAAGGGATCTTGCTACATACGTCTCCATTAATCA GCCCATATTGCATAAGTATGCCAATGAAGATGTGTCACTTGGTTCGTGGTTTATTGGTCTTGAAGTCGAACACATTGATGAACGCAATATGTGCTGTGGGACTCCACCAG ATTGTGAGTGGAAGGCACAGGCAGGTAATGTGTGTATTGCATCATTTGATTGGAGCTGCAGCGGTATCTGCAAGTCGGTGGAAAGGATTAAATCTGTTCATGAAAAGTGTGGTGAAGGGGATGCAGCTGTTTGGAGTTCGTTATTCTAA
- the LOC126632187 gene encoding uncharacterized protein LOC126632187 yields the protein MIGYFEVVTEFRGLFDKNLFKHGCILDQIHGKSGVNSIPNEAIKLHRLKVLIAKSSYRRRFLANLRIGGYLRGSRFSHFISIVILRKRGGRSIKGAILMRLHLSSATTLYDTFSRLVISGKSVGS from the exons ATGATCGGTTATTTTGAAGTTGTGACTGAATTCCGTGGCTTGTTCGACAAGAACCTTTTCAAGCATGGCTGCATTCTCGATCAAATACATGGCAAATCCGGTGTCAATAGTATACCCAACGAAGCCATAAAACTTCATCGCCTTAAG gttttaattgctaaaagttcgtatcgacgaagattcttggcaaatctcaggaTAGGTGGCTACCTCAGAGG ATCTAGATTTTcccattttatatcgattgtaaTTCTACGGAAGAGAGGAGGTCGCTCTATCAAGGGAGCCATACTCATGAGGCTTCATTTGTCCTCCGCAACAACACTATATGATACGTTCTCGAGACTAGTTATTTCAGGAAAATCTGTAGGGAGTTGA
- the LOC126632186 gene encoding beta-1,3-galactosyltransferase 7-like isoform X2 encodes MKSRSSKISATWIPIFCIPAFLLGMLITGRMWAAPETNGQLISTRRQEQELQIVSEDCETKKKHGQDKNVMDEIYRTHESIQRARSLDKQMALIQMELAAARSSQEMGNSGGSTANLQLSKANSTRKKAFIVIGINTAFSSRRRRDSVRETWMPQGEKLLQLEREKGIVIRFMIGHSATSNSILDRAIDSEDAQHNDFLRLEHVEGYHELSAKTKIFFTTAVAQWDADFYVKVDDDVHVNLGMLGTTLARHRSKPRVYIGCMKSGPVLAQKNVKYHEPEYWKFGEEGNKYFRHATGQIYAISRDLATYVSINQPILHKYANEDVSLGSWFIGLEVEHIDERNMCCGTPPDCEWKAQAGNVCIASFDWSCSGICKSVERIKSVHEKCGEGDAAVWSSLF; translated from the exons ATGAAGAGCCGAAGCTCCAAGATCTCCGCAACTTGGATTCCCATTTTCTGCATCCCCGCTTTCCTTCTCGGCATGCTCATCACCGGCAG AATGTGGGCAGCACCTGAAACCAACGGTCAGCTAATTTCGACTCGACGCCAAGAGCAAGAGCTTCAAATCGTCTCGGAAGATTGCGAAACTAAGAAG AAGCATGGACAAGATAAGAATGTGATGGACGAAATCTACAGAACCCATGAATCAATTCA GCGTGCCAGATCTCTAGACAAGCAGATGGCGTTGATTCAGATGGAATTGGCGGCAGCTCGGAGTTCGCAGGAGATGGGGAACTCCGGTGGCTCCACCGCCAACTTGCAATTGTCTAAGGCCAATTCAACTAGAAAGAAAGCATTTATTGTTATTGGAATTAACACTGCTTTTAGTAGTAGAAGGAGGCGAGATTCAGTTAGAGAGACTTGGATGCCTCAAG GGGAAAAGCTACTGCAGTTGGAGCGGGAGAAAGGGATAGTTATCCGATTTATGATTGGCCACAG TGCAACATCCAACAGCATTTTGGATCGAGCCATTGATTCAGAAGATGCTCAACATAATGATTTCCTCAGGCTG GAACACGTTGAAGGCTATCATGAATTGTCTGCCAAAACGAAAATTTTCTTCACTACTGCAGTTGCACAATGGGATGCTGATTTTTATGTCAAGGTGGATGATGATGTACATGTCAATTTAG GTATGCTAGGTACTACTCTTGCCCGTCACCGTTCAAAACCAAGAGTCTACATTGGGTGTATGAAATCTGGACCTGTTCTTGCCCAAAA GAATGTGAAGTACCATGAACCGGAGTATTGGAAGTTTGGAGAGGAGGGAAACAAGTACTTCCGGCATGCAACTGGACAGATTTATGCAATTTCAAGGGATCTTGCTACATACGTCTCCATTAATCA GCCCATATTGCATAAGTATGCCAATGAAGATGTGTCACTTGGTTCGTGGTTTATTGGTCTTGAAGTCGAACACATTGATGAACGCAATATGTGCTGTGGGACTCCACCAG ATTGTGAGTGGAAGGCACAGGCAGGTAATGTGTGTATTGCATCATTTGATTGGAGCTGCAGCGGTATCTGCAAGTCGGTGGAAAGGATTAAATCTGTTCATGAAAAGTGTGGTGAAGGGGATGCAGCTGTTTGGAGTTCGTTATTCTAA
- the LOC126632186 gene encoding beta-1,3-galactosyltransferase 7-like isoform X4 encodes MKSRSSKISATWIPIFCIPAFLLGMLITGRMWAAPETNGQLISTRRQEQELQIVSEDCETKKKHGQDKNVMDEIYRTHESIQSLDKQMALIQMELAAARSSQEMGNSGGSTANLQLSKANSTRKKAFIVIGINTAFSSRRRRDSVRETWMPQGEKLLQLEREKGIVIRFMIGHSATSNSILDRAIDSEDAQHNDFLRLEHVEGYHELSAKTKIFFTTAVAQWDADFYVKVDDDVHVNLGMLGTTLARHRSKPRVYIGCMKSGPVLAQKNVKYHEPEYWKFGEEGNKYFRHATGQIYAISRDLATYVSINQPILHKYANEDVSLGSWFIGLEVEHIDERNMCCGTPPDCEWKAQAGNVCIASFDWSCSGICKSVERIKSVHEKCGEGDAAVWSSLF; translated from the exons ATGAAGAGCCGAAGCTCCAAGATCTCCGCAACTTGGATTCCCATTTTCTGCATCCCCGCTTTCCTTCTCGGCATGCTCATCACCGGCAG AATGTGGGCAGCACCTGAAACCAACGGTCAGCTAATTTCGACTCGACGCCAAGAGCAAGAGCTTCAAATCGTCTCGGAAGATTGCGAAACTAAGAAG AAGCATGGACAAGATAAGAATGTGATGGACGAAATCTACAGAACCCATGAATCAATTCA ATCTCTAGACAAGCAGATGGCGTTGATTCAGATGGAATTGGCGGCAGCTCGGAGTTCGCAGGAGATGGGGAACTCCGGTGGCTCCACCGCCAACTTGCAATTGTCTAAGGCCAATTCAACTAGAAAGAAAGCATTTATTGTTATTGGAATTAACACTGCTTTTAGTAGTAGAAGGAGGCGAGATTCAGTTAGAGAGACTTGGATGCCTCAAG GGGAAAAGCTACTGCAGTTGGAGCGGGAGAAAGGGATAGTTATCCGATTTATGATTGGCCACAG TGCAACATCCAACAGCATTTTGGATCGAGCCATTGATTCAGAAGATGCTCAACATAATGATTTCCTCAGGCTG GAACACGTTGAAGGCTATCATGAATTGTCTGCCAAAACGAAAATTTTCTTCACTACTGCAGTTGCACAATGGGATGCTGATTTTTATGTCAAGGTGGATGATGATGTACATGTCAATTTAG GTATGCTAGGTACTACTCTTGCCCGTCACCGTTCAAAACCAAGAGTCTACATTGGGTGTATGAAATCTGGACCTGTTCTTGCCCAAAA GAATGTGAAGTACCATGAACCGGAGTATTGGAAGTTTGGAGAGGAGGGAAACAAGTACTTCCGGCATGCAACTGGACAGATTTATGCAATTTCAAGGGATCTTGCTACATACGTCTCCATTAATCA GCCCATATTGCATAAGTATGCCAATGAAGATGTGTCACTTGGTTCGTGGTTTATTGGTCTTGAAGTCGAACACATTGATGAACGCAATATGTGCTGTGGGACTCCACCAG ATTGTGAGTGGAAGGCACAGGCAGGTAATGTGTGTATTGCATCATTTGATTGGAGCTGCAGCGGTATCTGCAAGTCGGTGGAAAGGATTAAATCTGTTCATGAAAAGTGTGGTGAAGGGGATGCAGCTGTTTGGAGTTCGTTATTCTAA
- the LOC126632185 gene encoding vacuolar protein sorting-associated protein 9A-like, whose product MENADVFLGLHDFLERMRQPSAADFVKSIKSFIVSFTNNAPDPEGDSTAVQDFFARMEIDFRVHPLWAGCSEEELDSAGEGLEKYVMTKLFPHVFASLPDDVKLDEQLYEKMALVQQFIRPENLDIKPTFQNETSWLLAQKELQKINMYKAPRDKLVCILNCCKVINNLLMNASVASNENPPGADEFLPVLIYVTLKANPPQLHSNLLYIQRYRRQSRLVGEASYFFTNMLSVESFISNIDANAISLDESEYDKNMETARALLSGLSTDLDGQYTQSSPFAGYVHRSESMETKHQPPNANKDPAAQSKSSETKSRGKKIPNAKDNSSYSKIPSLSDLENKGAAVLVNNDQAGQVFQEYPYLFVNVGDLTINDVEDLLNNYKQLAFKYVCLSKGLGVTAPSLPYNLHTEFHQHTEMAKQQERCRAVEQNDETSDDTDKKDDGLKEPFIDVENLESRLSQDRAAAPRSGSHEESSQ is encoded by the exons ATGGAGAACGCCGACGTGTTCTTAGGACTGCACGACTTTCTGGAACGCATGCGTCAACCGTCGGCCGCCGATTTCGTCAAGTCCATAAAAAG TTTCATAGTGTCGTTTACGAACAATGCTCCTGATCCGGAGGGGGACAGCACTGCAGTGCAGGACTTCTTTGCCCGGATGGAAATTGATTTCAGGGTTCATCCACTTTGGGCGGGCTGTTCAGAGGAGGAGCTCGACAGTGCCGGCGAA GGACTGGAGAAGTATGTTATGACGAAGTTGTTTCCTCACGTATTTGCTTCGCTTCCAGATGATGTAAAACTTGATGAGCAACTGTATGAGAAGATGGCTTTAGTACAACAGTTTATTCGGCCGGAAAATTTGGATATCAAGCCCACCTTTCAAAATGAGACTTCATGGCTG CTTGCACAAAAAGAACTACAAAAGATCAATATGTATAAGGCACCGAGGGATAAGCTTGTGTGTATCCTCAATTGTTGCAAGGTTATCAATAACTTGCTGATGAATGCTTCTGTTGCTTCCAATGAGAATCCCCCTGGAGCTGATGAATTTCTTCCAGTCCTAATTTATGTTACTTTAAAG GCAAACCCTCCACAACTGCACTCAAATTTATTGTATATACAAAGATACAGGCGACAATCTCGATTAGTTGGTGAAGCATCCTATTTTTTCACAAATATGCTCTCTGTTgagtccttcatctcaaatatCGATGCAAATGCTATTTCACTGGATGAATCTGAGTATGACAAGAACATGGAAACTGCTCGAGCACTTCTTTCAGGACTTTCAACTGATTTGGATGGTCAATATACTCAAAGCAGTCCATTTGCAGGATATGTACATAGATCAGAATCTATGGAAACCAAACATCAGCCTCCAAATGCCAACAAGGACCCAGCAGCACAGTCCAAATCTTCAGAAACAAAATCCCGAGGGAAGAAGATACCCAATGCAAAGGATAACTCATCCTATTCAAAAATTCCATCTCTTTCGGATTTGGAGAATAAGGGTGCAGCAGTCCTTGTAAACAACGATCAGGCGGGCCAGGTTTTCCAGGAGTATCCATACTTGTTTGTGAATGTTGGGGACCTAACCATCAATGATGTAGAGGACCTTCTTAATAATTACAAGCAACTTGCATTCAAATATGTTTGTCTTTCCAAAGGGTTAGGCGTTACTGCTCCATCTCTTCCTTACAATTTGCATACAGAGTTCCACCAGCATACTGAAATGGCAAAGCAACAGGAACGCTGTAGAGCTGTAGAGCAGAATGATGAGACGTCGGATGACACTGATAAGAAGGATGATGGATTAAAGGAGCCCTTTATTGATGTCGAAAATTTGGAATCTAGATTGTCACAGGATCGAGCCGCTGCACCACGGAGTGGTTCACATGAGGAGTCCTCTCAGTAG